One window of the Fundidesulfovibrio putealis DSM 16056 genome contains the following:
- the ftsH gene encoding ATP-dependent zinc metalloprotease FtsH, with translation MEQKHHFTLWYVVAAFLALSLFQDYYIRSYGPKTLAYSEFLKELKAGNIKEVAIGQGTLSGKMKIVADGVESEQRFVALRVDPEISEELTKYNVDFRGQPESTFLRDILSWVLPAVIFFGIWFFLMKRFNPGNQLLGVGRSKAKIVAESELNTTFADVAGCDEAKEELKEIIDFLKEPERFQNLGGRMPKGVLLVGPPGTGKTLLARAVAGEAKVPFFFISGSEFVELFVGMGASRVRELFTQAREKAPCIIFIDELDAIGKARGMSVMGGHDEREQTLNQLLVEMDGFDPRVGVVIMAATNRPETLDPALLRAGRFDRQVLVDKPDVKGREEILQVHAKNVKLSPDVNLHELAQKTPGFSGADLANIINEGALLAARRRKTSVEMEDLNEAVDRVIAGLEKKNRVINPKEKKIVAYHETGHALVAAFTPGSDKVAKISIVPRGLGALGYTQQLPTEDRYLMTRQELLGKIDVLLGGRVAEELVFNEISTGAHNDLQRATDIARAMVSEYGMGETLGLSTYPRQARPMFLSPEQVPLTGKEYSESTAAKLDAEVRELLENSRRRVRGILDEHKAQLEAIAQQLLKVEVLDAAKFEELLTGKAVEIEES, from the coding sequence ATGGAACAGAAACACCACTTTACGCTCTGGTATGTCGTCGCGGCCTTCCTGGCCCTCTCCCTCTTTCAGGACTATTACATCCGCAGCTACGGCCCCAAGACGCTGGCCTACTCCGAGTTCCTCAAGGAGCTGAAGGCAGGCAACATCAAAGAGGTGGCCATCGGGCAGGGGACGCTCAGCGGCAAGATGAAGATCGTTGCCGATGGCGTGGAATCCGAGCAGCGCTTCGTCGCGCTTCGCGTGGACCCGGAAATCTCCGAGGAGCTGACCAAGTACAACGTGGATTTCCGTGGCCAGCCCGAATCCACTTTCCTGCGGGACATCCTGAGCTGGGTGCTCCCGGCGGTGATCTTTTTCGGCATCTGGTTCTTCCTCATGAAGCGGTTCAATCCTGGGAATCAGCTGCTGGGGGTGGGGCGCAGCAAGGCCAAGATCGTGGCTGAATCCGAGCTGAACACCACCTTCGCCGACGTGGCGGGCTGCGACGAGGCCAAGGAGGAGCTCAAGGAGATCATCGACTTCCTGAAGGAACCGGAGCGCTTCCAGAATCTGGGCGGGCGCATGCCCAAGGGCGTCCTGCTTGTGGGGCCTCCCGGCACGGGCAAGACCCTCCTGGCGCGGGCCGTGGCGGGCGAGGCCAAGGTGCCGTTCTTCTTCATATCCGGTTCGGAATTCGTGGAGCTGTTCGTGGGCATGGGGGCGTCGCGCGTGCGCGAACTGTTCACCCAGGCGCGCGAGAAGGCCCCCTGCATCATCTTCATCGACGAGTTGGACGCCATCGGCAAGGCGCGCGGCATGTCCGTGATGGGCGGGCACGACGAACGTGAGCAGACCCTGAACCAGCTGCTGGTGGAGATGGACGGCTTCGACCCGCGCGTTGGTGTTGTGATCATGGCCGCCACCAACCGACCGGAGACCCTGGACCCGGCATTGCTGCGCGCCGGACGCTTCGACCGCCAGGTGCTGGTGGACAAGCCCGACGTGAAGGGCCGCGAGGAGATCCTGCAAGTTCACGCCAAAAACGTGAAGCTCTCCCCGGATGTGAACCTGCACGAGTTGGCCCAGAAGACCCCCGGATTCTCCGGCGCGGATCTGGCCAACATCATAAACGAGGGGGCGCTTCTGGCTGCGCGCCGCCGCAAGACATCCGTTGAGATGGAAGACCTGAACGAGGCCGTGGACCGGGTCATCGCCGGCCTGGAGAAGAAGAACCGGGTGATAAATCCCAAGGAGAAGAAGATCGTGGCCTACCACGAGACCGGGCACGCCCTTGTTGCGGCGTTCACCCCCGGCTCGGACAAGGTGGCCAAGATATCCATCGTGCCGCGCGGGCTCGGGGCGTTGGGCTACACCCAGCAGCTGCCCACCGAGGACCGCTACCTGATGACCCGCCAGGAGTTGCTGGGGAAGATCGACGTGCTGCTTGGCGGGCGTGTGGCCGAGGAGCTGGTGTTCAACGAGATATCCACCGGCGCGCACAACGACCTGCAACGCGCCACGGACATCGCCAGGGCCATGGTGTCCGAGTACGGCATGGGAGAGACTCTGGGATTGTCCACATACCCCAGGCAGGCCCGGCCCATGTTCCTGAGTCCGGAACAGGTCCCACTGACGGGCAAGGAATACAGCGAATCAACGGCAGCCAAGCTTGACGCCGAGGTGCGTGAGCTTCTGGAGAATTCCAGGCGTCGCGTCCGGGGAATCCTGGACGAACACAAGGCCCAGTTGGAGGCCATCGCCCAGCAACTCCTCAAGGTCGAGGTGCTGGATGCGGCGAAGTTTGAAGAGTTGCTGACGGGCAAGGCGGTTGAAATCGAGGAGAGCTAA
- a CDS encoding cobyrinate a,c-diamide synthase translates to MTRIPRLVLAGLSGGSGKTIVSLGLTRAWVNQGLRVAPFKKGPDYIDAAWLGLAARRPACNLDPFLLDEPALTGLFAQKSEEADLAFTEGNRGLFDGGDALGTFSTSQLAKCLRAPLILVIDATKMTRTVAAVVQGCANFEPGLHLAGVILNRTAGERHRRILRQAIEHYTDVPVLGELPKMRENPIPERHMGLISSREYLGQEDILEGIARTVGECCDLSRLLDIARSAESLPEGRKNIWPAQVSTQKPRIGYVLDAALWFYYQENLEALRRAGAELVELSLLSGDAWPKLDGLYLGGGFPETQAQALADNAGVRSRVLELSRAGLPIYAECGGFMYLCEELHAEGTIYPMAGVFPLATTLCARPQGLGYAEATVVVDNPFHPVGTTLKGHEFHYSRCLAESHYTGHGESPVFALHMERGAGMLSGMDGVVSGNTFAAYTHIHALGALHWAENFVRAAERAKAARVDR, encoded by the coding sequence ATGACCCGCATTCCCCGTCTCGTGCTGGCCGGACTTTCCGGCGGATCAGGCAAGACCATAGTCTCCCTGGGACTCACCCGCGCCTGGGTGAACCAGGGTCTTCGCGTTGCCCCCTTCAAGAAAGGCCCCGACTACATCGACGCGGCCTGGCTCGGCCTCGCGGCCAGACGCCCGGCCTGCAACCTGGACCCCTTCCTGCTGGACGAACCGGCCCTGACCGGGCTCTTCGCCCAAAAATCCGAAGAAGCAGACCTGGCCTTCACCGAAGGCAACCGCGGCCTCTTCGACGGCGGCGACGCCCTGGGAACCTTCTCCACCAGCCAACTGGCCAAATGCCTGCGAGCTCCGCTCATCCTGGTCATCGACGCCACCAAGATGACCCGCACCGTTGCCGCAGTGGTCCAGGGCTGCGCCAATTTCGAACCGGGTCTCCATCTGGCCGGGGTCATCCTGAACCGCACGGCTGGGGAACGCCACCGCCGCATCCTCAGGCAGGCCATCGAGCACTACACCGACGTCCCGGTCCTGGGCGAGCTGCCCAAAATGCGCGAAAACCCCATCCCCGAGCGGCACATGGGCCTCATCTCCAGCCGGGAATACCTCGGACAGGAAGACATCCTGGAGGGCATCGCCAGAACGGTGGGGGAATGCTGCGACCTTTCCCGGCTGTTGGACATCGCGCGCTCAGCTGAATCTCTCCCTGAAGGACGCAAGAACATCTGGCCTGCCCAGGTCAGCACGCAGAAGCCGCGCATCGGCTATGTCCTTGATGCCGCGCTGTGGTTCTACTACCAGGAAAACCTGGAGGCGCTTCGCCGCGCCGGGGCGGAACTGGTGGAACTCAGCCTGCTCTCAGGCGACGCCTGGCCGAAACTGGACGGCCTGTACCTGGGCGGCGGCTTCCCGGAGACCCAGGCCCAGGCGTTGGCCGACAACGCGGGGGTGCGCTCGCGGGTGCTGGAACTTTCCCGCGCCGGACTTCCCATCTACGCCGAATGCGGCGGCTTCATGTACCTGTGCGAGGAACTCCATGCCGAGGGGACCATCTACCCCATGGCGGGCGTGTTCCCGCTGGCCACCACGCTCTGCGCCCGCCCCCAGGGTCTCGGGTATGCCGAGGCCACCGTGGTTGTGGACAATCCTTTCCACCCGGTGGGGACCACGCTCAAAGGGCACGAGTTCCACTACTCGCGCTGCCTGGCCGAGTCCCACTATACCGGGCATGGCGAAAGCCCGGTCTTCGCCCTGCACATGGAGCGGGGGGCCGGGATGCTCAGCGGAATGGACGGCGTGGTGTCGGGCAACACCTTCGCGGCCTACACGCACATCCACGCGCTTGGCGCGCTGCACTGGGCCGAGAACTTCGTCCGGGCAGCAGAGCGCGCCAAGGCCGCCCGCGTCGACCGGTAA
- a CDS encoding dissimilatory sulfite reductase D family protein, which produces MDETEARQHIVDTLKSKTNKSKFYLKDFYAFLPDMKKMEVGKLVNKMVAEGTLEYWSSGSTTMIGLKGAGKQHATEEGE; this is translated from the coding sequence ATGGACGAAACAGAAGCCAGGCAGCACATTGTCGACACTCTGAAGTCGAAGACCAACAAGTCCAAGTTCTATCTGAAGGACTTTTACGCTTTCCTGCCCGACATGAAGAAGATGGAAGTCGGCAAGCTGGTGAACAAGATGGTTGCCGAGGGTACCCTGGAATACTGGTCCTCCGGTTCCACCACCATGATCGGCCTCAAAGGCGCCGGCAAGCAGCACGCCACCGAAGAAGGCGAATAG
- the dsrA gene encoding dissimilatory-type sulfite reductase subunit alpha has translation MAKHPTPLLDQLESGPWPSFVSDMKQAAELRHTNPKGINQQIPEDVIDDLLGLLEMSFEDGTTHWKHGGIVGVFGYGGGVIGRYCDQPERFPGVAHFHTVRLAQPSGLFYKADYLEELCDLWDMRGSGMTNMHGSTGDIIWLGTTTPQLEEIFFELTHKHNQDLGGSGSNLRTPACCMGMSRCEFACYDTQLMCHTLTNEYQDMLHRPQFPYKFKFKFDGCPNGCVASIARSDFSVIGTWKDDIKIDQAAVKAYVGGEIAPNAGAHAGRDWGKFDIQKEVIGLCPTQCMSYEGGKLEIDTKNCYRCMHCINVMPKALRIGDERGASILIGAKAPILDGAQMSSLLVPFIPADDPFDEIKEVIESIWDWWMDEGKNRERLGETLKRLGFQKALEVCGIKAQAQHVKEPRTNPYIFWKEDEVPGGWTRDINEYRKLHQR, from the coding sequence ATGGCGAAACACCCGACCCCGTTGCTGGATCAGCTTGAAAGCGGTCCGTGGCCCAGCTTCGTTTCTGACATGAAGCAAGCTGCGGAGCTGCGTCACACGAACCCCAAGGGCATCAATCAGCAGATTCCCGAGGACGTCATCGACGACCTGCTGGGCCTGCTGGAAATGTCCTTCGAGGACGGCACCACTCACTGGAAGCACGGCGGCATCGTGGGCGTGTTCGGCTACGGCGGCGGCGTCATCGGACGCTACTGCGACCAGCCCGAAAGATTCCCCGGCGTTGCCCACTTCCACACCGTGCGTCTTGCCCAGCCTTCCGGCCTCTTCTACAAGGCCGACTACCTGGAAGAGCTGTGCGACCTGTGGGACATGCGCGGATCCGGCATGACCAACATGCACGGCTCCACCGGAGACATCATCTGGCTGGGCACCACCACCCCCCAGCTGGAAGAGATCTTCTTCGAGCTGACCCACAAGCACAACCAGGACCTGGGCGGCTCGGGTTCCAACCTGCGCACCCCCGCCTGCTGCATGGGCATGTCCCGCTGCGAATTCGCATGCTACGACACCCAGCTGATGTGCCACACCTTGACCAATGAATACCAGGACATGCTGCACCGCCCGCAGTTCCCCTACAAGTTCAAGTTCAAGTTCGACGGCTGCCCCAACGGCTGCGTGGCCTCCATCGCCCGCTCCGACTTCTCCGTCATCGGCACCTGGAAGGACGACATCAAGATCGACCAGGCCGCTGTGAAGGCTTACGTCGGTGGCGAGATCGCCCCCAACGCCGGCGCCCACGCCGGTCGCGACTGGGGCAAGTTCGACATCCAGAAGGAAGTCATCGGCCTGTGCCCCACCCAGTGCATGAGCTACGAGGGCGGCAAGCTGGAGATCGACACCAAGAACTGCTACCGTTGCATGCACTGCATCAACGTCATGCCCAAGGCCCTGCGCATCGGTGACGAGCGCGGCGCTTCCATCCTGATCGGCGCCAAGGCCCCGATTCTGGACGGCGCTCAGATGAGCTCGCTCCTGGTGCCCTTCATCCCCGCCGACGATCCGTTCGACGAGATCAAGGAAGTCATCGAGTCCATCTGGGACTGGTGGATGGACGAAGGCAAGAACCGCGAACGCCTGGGCGAGACCCTGAAGCGCCTCGGTTTCCAGAAGGCTCTGGAAGTCTGCGGCATCAAGGCTCAGGCTCAGCATGTCAAGGAACCCCGCACCAACCCCTACATCTTCTGGAAGGAAGATGAGGTGCCCGGCGGCTGGACCCGCGACATCAACGAATACCGCAAACTGCACCAGCGCTAA
- the dsrB gene encoding dissimilatory-type sulfite reductase subunit beta, translating into MAFVSSGYNPDKPMENRISDIGPRFYKDFLPPVLEKNYGKWVSHEILEPGLLVHEAESGDKVYTVRVGSARLVSTEYIRELCAVAKQYADGYLRWTTRNNVEFMTPSLETAKKMKADLNSRKFDKGSFKFPVGGTGASISNIVHTQGWIHCHTPATDASGTVKVIMDELFDDFTSMRMPAIVRVAVACCLNMCGACHCSDVAVVGFHRKPPLIDHEYLDNMCEIPLAIASCPTGALKPGKTDLPDGKKVNTILVNNERCMYCGNCYTMCPSLPLSDKEGDGVIIMVGGKVSNRISMPKFSKVAVAFIPNEPPRWPTLAKVVKKIIEVYAAEANKYERLGDWAERIGWESFFEKCELDFTHHLIDDFRDPAYFTWRQSTNFKF; encoded by the coding sequence ATGGCGTTCGTCTCTTCCGGGTACAATCCCGACAAGCCGATGGAGAACCGTATTTCCGACATCGGACCTCGGTTCTATAAAGACTTCCTGCCTCCGGTTCTGGAGAAAAACTACGGCAAGTGGGTTTCTCACGAAATCCTCGAGCCCGGCCTGCTGGTTCACGAAGCCGAGAGCGGCGACAAGGTCTACACCGTGCGCGTGGGTTCCGCCCGCCTGGTGTCCACCGAGTACATCCGTGAGCTGTGCGCCGTTGCCAAGCAGTACGCCGACGGCTACCTGCGCTGGACCACCCGCAACAACGTCGAGTTCATGACTCCTTCTCTTGAGACCGCCAAGAAGATGAAGGCCGACCTGAACAGCCGCAAGTTCGACAAGGGTTCCTTCAAGTTCCCCGTCGGCGGCACCGGCGCGTCCATCTCCAACATCGTGCACACCCAGGGTTGGATTCACTGCCACACCCCGGCCACGGACGCTTCCGGCACGGTTAAGGTCATCATGGACGAGCTGTTCGACGACTTCACCAGCATGCGTATGCCCGCCATCGTGCGCGTGGCCGTCGCCTGCTGCCTGAACATGTGCGGCGCCTGCCACTGCTCCGACGTCGCCGTCGTGGGCTTCCACCGCAAGCCGCCCCTCATCGACCACGAGTACCTGGACAACATGTGCGAGATTCCCCTCGCCATCGCGTCCTGCCCCACCGGCGCCCTGAAGCCCGGCAAGACCGATCTGCCCGACGGCAAGAAGGTCAACACCATCCTGGTGAACAACGAGCGCTGCATGTACTGCGGCAACTGCTACACCATGTGCCCCTCGCTGCCCCTTTCCGACAAGGAAGGCGACGGCGTGATCATCATGGTCGGCGGCAAGGTGTCCAACAGGATCTCCATGCCCAAGTTCTCCAAGGTGGCCGTTGCGTTCATCCCCAACGAGCCTCCCCGCTGGCCCACGCTGGCCAAGGTCGTGAAGAAGATCATCGAGGTCTACGCGGCCGAAGCCAACAAGTACGAGCGCCTGGGCGATTGGGCCGAGCGCATCGGCTGGGAGAGCTTCTTCGAGAAGTGTGAACTGGACTTCACCCATCACCTGATCGACGACTTCCGCGATCCGGCTTACTTCACCTGGCGCCAGTCCACCAACTTCAAGTTCTAG